Proteins from a genomic interval of Octopus sinensis unplaced genomic scaffold, ASM634580v1 Contig09189, whole genome shotgun sequence:
- the LOC115228023 gene encoding uncharacterized protein LOC115228023, with protein sequence MFDDVPISSATGVQQGDPLGPVLFALGVNSIAHSVRSPVNIWYLDDATICGPPDAVFDDLRSILPSLSDIGLSINANKSEIVNIALNPSDFTASISTCRGILSDVRITDKSNLTILGAPMGPSALECSLAGKISHLSKMIDKLKVIEPHVAFFLLRNHFSVPKILYTLRCAPCFQRGDLLSDLDNILRLGTSSLCNLAFDDPGWTQASLPVRWGGLGLRSYSDLALPAFLSAHHASRTLSDIVLRNLPERKLSEVYSAARGRWEARFGS encoded by the coding sequence ATGTTCGACGATGTTCCCATCTCTTCGGCCACCGGGGTCCAACAGGGAGATCCCCTGGGTCCTGTCCTTTTTGCCTTGGGCGTTAACAGTATCGCTCACTCTGTTCGATCCCCAGTTAACATATGGTATCTGGATGACGCAACCATTTGCGGTCCCCCCGACGCTGTTTTCGACGACCTTCGTTCTATCCTCCCTTCCCTCTCGGACATCGGCCTATCTATAAACGCCAATAAATCCGAAATCGTGAACATTGCCTTAAATCCGAGTGACTTCACTGCTTCAATTTCCACGTGCCGAGGCATTCTCTCAGACGTCCGGATTACGGACAAATCAAATCTTACGATTCTCGGTGCCCCCAtggggccttctgccctcgaatgCTCACTCGCTGGAAAAATTTCCCACTTATCCAAAATGATCGACAAGCTTAAAGTCATCGAGCCTCATGTGGCTTTTTTCCTCCTCCGAAACCACTTCTCCGTCCCTAAGATCCTTTACACCCTAAGATGTGCACCCTGCTTTCAAAGAGGCGACCTTCTTTCCGACCTTGACAATATCCTCAGGCTCGGTACGAGCTCTCTTTGCAATCTGGCTTTCGACGATCCAGGCTGGACTCAGGCATCCCTGCCTGTGCGCTGGGGTGGCCTTGGCTTGAGATCCTATTCCGATCTTGCCCTCCCGGCATTCCTATCCGCTCATCACGCTTCTCGTACTCTCTCAGACATCGTTCTTAGAAACCTCCCCGAACGGAAATTGTCTGAAGTTTACTCTGCAGCCCGTGGTCGGTGGGAGGCTCGGTTTGGTTCGTAG
- the LOC115228024 gene encoding craniofacial development protein 2-like gives MRLQRDFTLLSFNVRGLSDLSKRKILCRDLNAYGATIGCFQETKVKGGLDEIHNEYRIILLPSESRHYGQGFGIHKTFWNSIHKYYRVNDRICVLQLRQKTLTNTDRIISIINVYAPQSGRLKKNMDELDSFYHMLSKTYTSIKTSFLILIAGDWNAKAGKGRGEEVFMGRHGRGIRNAPGEMLVNFCSIFKLLLCNTVFPHAARHKTTWTGTRRNKNGEYVNIYNQIDYIICRQEEKHRLLDARSYGGALTLSDHKAIVARLRLKRIFGSPLSKENESNRIRYSVEKLITSDVTKEKYSQAIIENLNNRNGKRPKQKLGYIRKTYSQSCNGNHWTTAFRTTQTQD, from the coding sequence ATGAGGCTACAAAGAGATTTTACTTTGCTATCATTCAATGTCAGAGGACTATCTGACCTATCCAAGCGAAAAATCCTATGCCGGGATCTGAATGCATATGGTGCAACTATCGGATGCTTTCAAGAAACGAAGGTCAAAGGCGGGCTAGATGAGATACACAACGAGTATCGAATCATTCTCCTTCCATCAGAATCACGTCATTATGGGCAGGGGTTTGGCATTCATAAGACCTTTTGGAATTCAATTCACAAATACTACCGTGTGAACGACCGCATATGTGTACTACAACTGAGACAAAAAACTTTGACCAACACGGATCGAATAATCAGCATTATAAATGTCTACGCCCCACAAAGTGGAAGACTGAAGAAGAACATGGATGAACTAGACTCTTTCTATCACATGCTATCAAAGACCTACACGAGTATAAAAACATCCTTCCTTATACTAATTGCCGGTGATTGGAATGCTAAGGCAGGCAAAGGCCGTGGTGAAGAAGTGTTCATGGGCAGACATGGACGGGGGATAAGAAatgcaccaggtgaaatgcttgtgAACTTCTGCAGCATATTCAAGCTACTGCTATGCAATACGGTCTTTCCTCATGCGGCACGTCATAAAACCACGTGGACCGGGActagaagaaacaaaaatgggGAGTACGTCAACATCTATAATCAAATCGATTATATCATCTgtagacaagaagaaaaacatcgATTGCTGGATGCCAGGTCATATGGCGGGGCACTTACACTGAGCGATCACAAAGCCATTGTGGCACGATTGAGACTGAAAAGAATTTTTGGATCGCCtctttcaaaagaaaatgaatcaaACCGAATTAGATACTCAGTGGAAAAACTGATTACATCAGATGTTACCAAGGAAAAATACTCCCAGGCAATCATCGAAAACCTAAATAACAGAAACGGTAAAAGACCCAAACAAAAGCTTGGATATATTAGAAAAACTTATTCACAAAGCTGCAACGGAAACCATTGGACGACTGCATTCAGAACCACTCAAACCCAAGACTAA